The Candidatus Celerinatantimonas neptuna DNA segment TAACAAATCACCAGGAACACAAAAGCGTTTTGCCTGAGGATCATGAATAGGATTAAAATCTCGGCATATACACTTTGCAAACAAACTTGCCTGCTCAGGAGTGATTACAACTCCTTCAGAACCATGCTGAAAATAATCATCTAGAAACATAAATTATCACTCATTCTTATCTTATTAATGCCACGCAGAATTAGTTATCATCTTCTGGTTTTAAGCGGGCAATCTCCACTGTTTCGGACTGAAATTGAGTTTTCAATTCTGACTTTGATTTCATCTCAATTTCTCCCCGACGGTTAACTGTCATATGTTGTGCTGAATTGTTGTAGCGAGATTGATACAATAACGTCATCTGAAGCGCTTGCTGACGAGCATCACCGGTCACTACACGACCATCAGGCCAACGACCCGTTTCTACGGCGCTCATCAACCTCTGATAAACTTCTGGCGTTATCATCGCCAACAGATCTTCAAGGCTATGTTCAGAGCCCTTCATAATAATCTCCCGTCAGATGAAAAGCACACGATATCTGGGTATGCGATAAAAGAACTCATTGTAATTTAGTTTGCTCCAAAAAATATTTCATTCTTACAATGAAATATTCACAACAATATATCAGCTCATTTACAAACAATTCAATCATCCAACATCAGAAAATAATCACCGTGGATATAATAAGCAGACTTTTTCCTTTTAAATTTTATGGCGTCTAATTGCAAACAAATGCCACATGATATTTAGTCAATAAACGTTAATATGTCCACGATCAAGATAATCTCTTTAGATGTTATAGACTTAAAATTGAATCATTGTAAAATGCATGATATTTCATCGATTCTCCGTCATCGTAACCTGTAGCAAAATGATGATGAAGATATTTTTCGCATTGATTCAAGATTGACTTACGTGTCAGCAAGCCAAATCGACCACATCATTGCGGATTTTACCATAATGTCTATGCGCATCTATCATGCATATGATGAACGATAGTTTTACTCAATGCTCAAGGATTGAAAGTGTCTGTGATTCGCCTATCGATATTGGTCCTGTTTACCCTGGCCTTAGCTGGCTGTGATCATACCGGTACGCCTTCTGTTCGAAGCATATGTCGCACATCCCCACAAATATGTGAAAACCTGAATCCAGGGGGCTGGTGTAATAACTCCCGGGAACGTCTCATACAGTCACGCTGGCATTATCAAAAAAGTGCATCTAATAAAAATCGCTATTTACTTCTTAGCGCACTGAACAAGTATCAACGATGTATTGCTATTATCGCCCAAATAGAACCCACTAAAAATAAACAACGCAAAACTGGCCGCACAGAAGTCCTTCTGTCAACTATCAAACAAATTAAAGGTCTGGAAGCTCAGGTTAAATATCGAACCGACCTGTTCTCACTCTATTATCGCTGGAGTCAAATGGGTGATCTAAAAGCCAAGCAACAATTTATTGCCAAGCAAAATACACCCCAGATGCAAGACCCTATATTACTATGGGCTCTGGCAACGCTATATCACCAGAATGATCCTCAAAAAAGTCTGCATTTAATGAAACAAACCCTGGCAAATTATAAAAAGAAACGCCCTCTACCTGTTGGGATACTTGAAGGCATTGCGACTCAATACATGCGATTAAATCGCATTGACCAGGCTTATACCTGGTCTCTAGTTGCAGAAAAAGTAACTGGAGTTAAAACCAATAAAGAACAATTTAATCTTTATCGCCAGTTTAGCGATGAGCAGATTGAACAGTTTAAAAATAAAGCGGATCACATTGCTAAATTGATCCATAAAGGGCAGTATCAACCGGATCAAAAATAATTAAGTCTCATATCCTTTAAGCGTGAATAACATTTTCATCACTGTTGGTTATTCATTGAAACAATGATTCAATCATCCCGAACTATACAGCTTTTGTCACTCTTCCTTAAAGGACATGGCAACAGAATTAATACAATAGCGGTCCCCCGTCTCTGTCGGACCATCTTCAAAGACATGTCCAAAATGGGCATCACAATGGGCACAACGCACTTCGATACGATGCATACCATGGCTAAAATCATCAATATACAAAATGGCATTTTTATCGACCGGACGGTCAAAACTGAGCCAGCCACACCCTGAATCAAACTTAGCATCAGAGTAAAACAGCGGCTTATGACAACAGGCACAATGATAAAAACCTGTTTTGCGATTATTTAAGAGGGCCCCGGTAAATGGTGCTTCCGTTTCTCCTAAGCGACAAACACGATAAGTTTGTGGATCCAATGATTCTTTCCAATGATTTTCAGAGCGTTTTTCACCCATAACATATACCACTTTTAACAGATTGGATAATCAGTATTTTGCCGAAAAAACAATTTATTAACCACAGGCTAAACCATTATTTAACTTAATCCCAACTCGGAATAAAAAGTCGCAATAAATCGCAATTAATTCAGGAGCTGTCAGGATTGTTTTCTGATGTGGAAATGAATGTTGAAATCGAGTTGAATCACTTATCCGAAAAAACTTTCTTATACCGTTATACCTACCATAATTGTCTTTTTTCTAAAAGCTGCAATGAACAGGGAACCAGAATACTGTTCAGACCTGATAACATCCGTTCACCATCAGCGACTTCATCAAAACGGGTATCGATACAACGAAACCAACCCCAACCGATCCCCGGATCAGGTAAATGGAAACGCAGATGTTGATCACTTGCATTAACGAGCAATAAAATATGTTCCTGACACCCACTATGGCAATAATACTCCACCATAATGGCTCTATTATACCCTTGTTCCCAATCGCTTGATTCCATCGGCTGATTATTTGGCTTAAGCCAACGAATACCATGCTCGTTTGAATGAGTCCTTAATCCTGAAAAATGGTCATTTGCCAAATACAGATGACTAATTAATTGAAAACGTTGACGAAAAGCAATCATCGACTGAGTAAACCGAATAAGAGACTCATTCACGCTTGCAAGTTCCCAATCCACCCAACTAATCGAATTATCCTGACAATAAGCATTATTATTGCCTTGTTGAGTTCGTCCAAACTCATCACCTGCCAAAAAATGAGGGGTCCCCTGAGCAAGAAACAAAGAAGCAATTAAATTACGTTTTTGTTGATTCCGAATCGACAAAATTTTCAGATCATTAGTCGGTCCTTCACAGCCATAATTATCTGATAAATTATGGCCATGACCATCACGGTTATTCTCTTTATTTTTTTCATTATGGCGCTGCTTATAACTCACCATGTCATCTAAGGTAAATCCATCGTGGTAACAGATAAAATTCATACTGGAATGAATACTCCGAAAATCAGCCGGAAACAGATCCCTGGAGCCTAACATTCGAGTTGCAAACTCACCTAACTGACCACCATCGCCGCGCCAAAAAGCCCGAATATTATCCCGAAAATGATCATTACATTCACGCCAATCATAGGGGAAACCACCAACCTGATACCCATCAGGCCCGATATCCCAGGGTTCTGCAATCAGTTTGACCTGATTAAGTATAGGGTCTTGCTGGAGTAATTTAAAAAATGTATTAAAGGCACTAAAACCATGCCATTCACGCCCTACTGTAACCGCTAGATCAAACCGAAATCCATCGACTTGCATATCCTCAGCCCAATATCTCAGGCAATCAACCACCAGACGCAAAGTAATCGGATCAGCAACATTAACCGTATTACCGCACCCGCTGTAATTGGTATAACACTGATAATCTAACCCTGAACCATTTTGTTCAAACAAATAGTAATGGCGATTAGAAAACCCTCTGAAGCTAATCACCGGCCCACCTTTTCCCCCTTCAGCCGTATGATTAAATACCACATCGAGAATCACTTCAAACCCATGTCGATGAAGCTCACGAACCATTGTTTTAAACTCAGTCACAGCATCTCTTAGCGCATAACGGGGTTCTGGAGCGAAAAATGCGATAGGGTTATATCCCCAATAATTCGTCAGCCCCAGAGACATCAGGCGAGATTCACTCATAAATGCCGCAACAGGCATCAACTGTAAACTGGTCACACCTAACGATTTTAGATAATGAAGGACCGGGGGTTGAATTAGCCCCAAATATCTCCCCCGATAAGGTTCATCAACTTCTGGATGCTGTTTCGTAAATCCTTTGACGTGTAATTCATAAACGATAGTTTGTGAATCACTGACTTTCGGTTTCTCAACGCTCTGCCAGTCAAAATGATCATCAGTCACGACTGATTTAGCAATCATTGCTCCGTCATTTTGCTCATATAACTTTGCATTCCAGATTTGCGGCCGATTCAGAGCTTTCGCATAAGGGTCTATCAATAATTTATCGGGAATGAAGATTTGTCCCCAATTGGGTTTAAAATCACCATATACCCGATATCCATACAATTGACCTGGTTTAATCCCTTTCACATAACCAAAATGAAAAGAACCAAATTTCCCGGGTAATATAAACCGGCAGATTTCCTTTTCATCAGAATCAAACAAGCAGAGTTCCACCTGCCTAGCTACGCCGGCAAAAACTGAAAAATTGCACCCGTATTGATCCAATGTTGCTCCCAAAGGGGAACGCTGTCCGGTATAGAGCGACAACCTTTCCTGACGCTCTAACGGCTTCTTGGAATGGAGCAACTGGGATACATCCATAAAGCTAACTATCCTCGACTAGCTGCAAATAGATAGTCGCTAATGGTGGAAGATGCAAAGCAATCGAATGCTCCCGTCCCTGCCAGCTAATGGCCTCAACATCGATGCACTGACCAGGTGCATAATCACTCCCCCAATAACAGCTATCATCGGTATTAAACACAACCCGGTAACACCCGGGCAAAGGCACCCCTAACCGATAATCATCATAAGTCACTGGTGTAAAGTTACAAACCACAATAATCATCTCTTGCGAATAAAGGGCATGTCGCTCAAAAGCCAGAATACTACGCTGCCAATCACCAAAATCAATCCAGGTAAACCCCTCATGCTGATTATCACCTTCATATAATGCCGGGTGTTGTCGGTAAAACTGATTCAGGGCTCTTGTTAACATTTGTTGACCATGATGACGAGGATACTTCAAAATATCCCATTCAATACTTCCATCATGATTCCATTCGCATACCTGAGCAATTTCATTACCCATGAAGTTTAATTTTTTGCCAGGATGAGCAAACATAAAACCGGTATAAGCCCGCAAATTAGCAGCCTGTTGCCATTCATCTCCCGGCATTTTACCCAACAAAGAGCCTTTCCCATACACCACTTCATCATGAGAAAGTGGAAGTATGAAATTTTCATCATAGTTGTAGACCATCGCAAACGTCATCTCATTGTGATGATATTTACGGTAGATCGGATCTTGTTGCATATATTGAAGTGAATCATGCATCCACCCCATATTCCATTTAAAACCAAAACCTAATCCTCCCAGATAAGTTGGTTTTGAAACGCCAGCAAAAGCTGTAGACTCTTCAGCAATGGTCATGGCTTTTGGAAATTCTCTATAAACCTCTTCATTGAACCATTTGAGCAGGCTTATCGCTTCATAGTTCTCATTACCGCCATCGACGTTCGGTATCCATTCCCCTTCTTCCCGAGAATAATCCCAGTACAACATCGAAGCAACAGCATCCACTCTTACCCCATCAACATGAAAATAATCAAACCAAATCAATGCACTGGAAATCAAAAAACGCCGAACAGTATCACGCCCGAAATCATAAATGTAACTGTTCCAGTCTTTGTGCCAGCCTCGGCGTGGATCTTCATATTCATAAAGATGAGAGCCATCAAAGTTTGCTAACCCGTGAGAATCTGATGGAAAATGAGCAGGAACCCAATCAACGAACACACCAATGCCGGCCTGGTGGCATCGATCCACAAGGTATTTAAAATCATCTGGATTACCATACCGGCTTGTCGGAGAAAACAAGCCAATAGGTTGATACCCCCAGGAACCATCGAACGGATGCTCAGTAATCGGCATCAGTTCTATATGGGTATACCCCATATCCTTGACATAATCGACCAGTTCACCAGCAAGCTCCCGATAATTCAAAGAGGCCCAGCCAAAACTATTATGTTGTCGCTTCCAGGACCCCAAATGAACTTCATAAATACTCATTGGCTGGTGAATTGGATCAACATGACGAGCAAACCATTGAGCATCCTGCCATTTATATACCTGGTGATCCCAAACAACCGATGCAAAAGACGGATACTGCTCAGCAAAAAACCCCACTGGATCCGCCTTATGCGGCAATCTGGCACCATGACTATCTTTAAGTTCATATTTATAACGCTGACCGACTGCCAGTTCCGGTACAAATAAAACCCAATGTCCGTCCTGACAACGTTCCATAGGATGGCAACGTCCATCCCACTGGTTAAAATCACCGATAAGACTGACGCTGCTGGCATTCGGGGCATACACAGCAAATCGAACACCTGAAACCACATGAGGTCCAATATTCGCCTGAGTGACTTGTGCACCTAAAACCCTATACCAACTCCGTAGCTCCTGATCTAACCGTTCTAATCCATTAAATGCCTGATGTTTAAATTCATAAGGATCCCAGCATATAACCTGTGAATCGCAATAATCGATCTGATACTGATAACCATCGATAAAATCACCGACATTGCGAAGCTCAAACAATCCCCGGTCATCAATACATTGCATCGACTGACATATTTTATGATCAACCGAGACAACACTGACATTTTTAGCCTGGGGATACCAACACCGAATAAGTGATTCATTATCACTACTAAGCCATCCTAATTCTGAAAATGGCTGCGCTAATCGAACTTCTTCCAATGTTGCAACTAACGGATGCGTCACTTGTTCTGCATTCATCACTTAAATCCTATCCTCAGTTGGCTTTAACCAACATTAATGATAATTAAATCAAATTAAAACTAAAACATTCCTTTGTTATTGATGAAATAAGTGCTTACTACTTAAGTGTCTTGCAGAGCTAAGCTGTTGCATCAACAGAATAATCTGCGGATCACTAAACATCTGCTCAAGCGTCTGGTTTAATTTACGCCGCCAGTTCGGATATTCCTGGCTTGTTCCGGGAATATTGACAGGTTGCTCCATATCCAGCCAGTCCTCAAGTTGCAATGATAACAAAGCTGAATTCCCCCGAGCCATATGGGTTTGCATACCATAGCTGAGCGTCTGATCCATGGGAACCCAGGCAGCATCATGCCCAATCCACTGAGGAATTGAATGATGACCATGCAAGCTATCTAAAATTCGCTGTTTACAATACAACCTGCCATCAAATAATTTTTTCAAATGAATCGGATCAGGATATAACCCCAATTGCTGGCCTAGCTTAAGATCCTCACAATGCCAGAACCCTTTTAATGTCGCCATATCATGTGTTGTTAATGCCGCAAGAGCCTGCTCCGGATAATACTGAGGAGAAATATAACCACCGTCAGGCGCTTGAGAGAAAAAAAATATACGGTATGAATGGATCCCATTATCCTGAAGTATATGAGAAATTCCTTTAGGAACCGTACCCAAATCTTCTCCGACCACTAAACATTGATTCCGGTGACTTTCTAATACCAAGATAGCCAAAAGATCATTTAATGGATACTGAACATACGCACCATCTTTAGCTTCTTTACCTGCGGGAACCCACCATAGTCGTAGAAGCCCCATCACATGATCAATTCGTAATGCTCCACCAGCATGCATACTATGCCGGAATAAATCGATCAAGGGTTGATAATGACGTTTTTTCAGCTCGATGGGATCCATCGGAGGAAGCCCCCAATTCTGCCCTAAAGGACCCAAGACATCTGGCGGGGCACCAACATGTACATTTAAATTATAAATTTGATGGTCGCGCCATGCCTCCTGGCTCCCTGAACTGACACCAACAGCCACATCAAGCAGTAATCCAATGATCATATTTTCTTTTTTGGTTTGTCTGGCAACCTGTTCTAACTGTTCATCCGCAATCCACTGCAGCCAGGTATAAAAACAAACATCATCAGAGTGTTCTTCACTCCACTGCCGAACCGCATTACTCGAATAATCCTGAAATTCGACCGGCCAGTCACACCAGTGCGATAGCTGATCATCTTGTTCCCGAAAATAAACTTGCAAAGCATCAAATGTGGCCTGAGCGTTTAATTCATCACCTTCTTTCTGGTAAAAAGATTTAAATGTCAAACGACGTTCATGATTTGGGGAGAGCTGTTGAAATTGTTTAAAAACTAAATGGAGCATGGAAAGCTTTAATTCCATGACTGCTGAATAATCGATCCAGTCAAGCGCTCGAAGCTCATCCAGTCGCTGTTGAAAATCATAAGAGTAAACATGACTTATTGCTTCACTTTGTGAAAACTCATCAATTGCTTCTACATCAATATAGATAGTGTTAAGCCACTGACGTGAAGATGGACTATAAGGGCTCGCATGTTCAGGCCACCCCGGATATAAAGCATGTAACGGATTCAGCCCGATAAAGTTTCCACCGCCTTTAGCTATATGCTGAACCAATGTCATCAAATCTGAAAAATCACCAATCCCCCAGTTTCTCTGACTTCGCAATGCATAAAGCTGAACCGTCACTCCCCAAACTTTAGCCCCATCATAAATTTGGAAAGGTTTGTAAGCCGATGTCGGTGCAACGATATAACAACTTTCAGAAAAAGGTTCATCTTGATCGGAATACTGAAGCAGTAACTGATGATAACCACATTCCAGTTCAATCTCCGTATCAATCCAACACGCCATGATTTCATCATGGCGAAGGATTTCATGCTGCTCAAGCGGACATTGATCAGGACAGATTGTCCCGGAAAACAATTGTCCCTGTTCTGTCTTTACCTTCCACTCAAAAGTAGTGTGGATATCACCCTGACGATAACGCAGCAAAAACCGTACAGGTTCGCCAATACGAGAAGTTGTCACTGGCTCTAACCCTAATTGCCAGTAATTTTCTAAATCACGATTCAACTGTTGATGTAGTACGTTATCATCATCAATGTCATACCCCATTGCTTTAAGTAAGGCACATAGGTTTTCTGAATCAACATCTGTTTCATTCCCCCAGGCATCAATAAAATGGCGGGTAATACCATGCAAATTCAAAAGTTTTTCTACATCAGAATCATTTATACTTACGCGTTCATTCATATCGACAAGAAACTCCCGGGTTCTATTGAACTTAGGTGTAGGTTTTATCAGTCAATTACTTTTTATATCGATTGAAATCAATAAAAATGATGACCGAACACCGATAACACAAACAAAAACCGTTCTGCAGATTCATTTAAACGCACCTTGTTAAATGGAGTACAAAACGCCTGCATCATGGTTCATATTTCACTCCAAATACGTTTAAATCGAACAAATTCCCTTTCCCCAATTTATACCCACTAATGGTTAACTCATTTGGGGTACCAGAAAGATCATGGCGCTATAGACATACCATATACAGTTGACACAAATCATGACCCAACACTGATAATGGAACAGGACATCCTGTTCAAGGGATTCTTTTAAACACAGTTCTCATTATGAACATTCGATTCAAGGCGGCACAGGGTCAATAGCTCCCCGCCCCCTCATCAAGTGTAAGACAACGTTTAGAAATTTACTTATGAATTTATTAGAAAAATTACATTTATCATGGGTATACCCTCTATCTTATAGAGTAGCTGATTATCTTTGATAACAATTTTCCAAACGTTTATTATATTTTAAACGCACAATGAAGAGAGTATGGCTATACTACTCAAATCATCGTTGAACGATGAAAAACAGATCAGCTAAATGATTTTTACATCCATTAGATCGGTTTTGTATTTTCATTACAATCTTTTGGTTCAAAATGCTAAGTCTTATCATTTATATGGTAGGTCGCTTAGAGAAATATGACTTAGATACATTTCAATCCCTGAGAGCAGAACACCGTTTATCAGAAGATGGTATAAAACTACAAATTTTAATAAAATTCAGATGATTAAAAGTTATACAACTTTTCCTTCGATTCACTTAAGCTGTAAATAAACATCAGATTATGGTACATTTTCCCATGAAAACTGACGAAAATGGCTTAAGCATCTATCAAATGTAATTTTTTTTCATCAGTCAGTTTGATTTTGCGCAAAAAGATGAAATTCCGCGCTTGACCTTACAACTGAATGTTGTAAGTTTACAGACAGATTTTTTCGTTAACAATTCAGAATATAACTGGGTAGAAACTATGACTATTAAAGTAGGTATTAACGGCTTCGGTCGCATCGGTCGCTTCGTTTTCCGTGCTGCTCAAGAACGTGACGATATAGAAATCGTCGGCATCAACGACCTGCTAGACGTTGATTATATGGCTTACATGCTGAAATACGATTCAACTCATGGCCGTTTCAAAGGCGATGTAAAAGTTGAAGGTGGTAACTTAATCGTTAACGGTAAAACCGTTCGTGTTACTGCAGAACGTGATCCAGCCAACCTGAAATGGGGCGAAATCGGCGCTGAAGTTATCGCTGAAGGTACTGGTCTGTTCCTGACTGATGAAAAAGCTCGTAAACACATCGAAGCTGGCGCTAAAAAAGTTGTTATGACTGGCCCATCTAAAGATGCAACTCCTATGTTCGTTATGGGTGTTAACCAGGAAAAATATGCAGGACAAGACATCGTTTCTAACGCTTCTTGTACTACTAACTGTTTAGCACCTATTGCTAAAGTTCTGAACGACAAATTCGGCATCAAAGATGGTTTAATGACTACTGTTCACGCAACTACAGCAACTCAGAAAACTGTTGACGGTCCTTCTTTGAAAGACTGGCGTGGAGGTCGTGGTGCAGCTCAAAACATCATCCCTTCATCAACTGGTGCTGCTAAAGCTGTAGGTAAAGTATTACCAGAACTAAACGGTAAACTGACTGGTATGGCTTTCCGTGTCCCAACTCCTGACGTTTCAGTTGTTGACCTGACCGTTAACCTGGAAAAAGCAGCAAGCTACGACCAAATCTGCGCAGCAATGAAAGCCGCTTCTGAAGGTGAACTTAAAGGTGTTCTTGGTTACACTGAAGATTCAGTTGTTTCTACTGACTTCCTTGGCGAAGTTTGTACTTCAGTATTCGATGCTAAAGCTGGTCTTGCTCTGACTGATACTTTCGTTAAAGTTGTATCTTGGTACGATAACGAAATCGGTTATTCAAACAAAGTTCTGGACTTAATCGCTCATATCTCTAAATAATAGACTGAGCTGTTAACCATAGAATTTATAGGGTAGCGTAAGCTACCCTTTTTTATAGGAGAAAACCAGTGACTGAAAGATTCGAGCAATTAGGTCTTACCATCTCCGATCAACTTGATAATGCAGTATTTACAGCACATAACGCACACAACCAATTATTTTACTGGGTTGATCACCCAAAAGGAAAAGCACTCATCGCCGCATATGGCGCTCACATCATCAGCTATCATCCAACAAGCCAACCCGAGCAACTCTGGCTAAGTCATACAAGCGAATTAAACGGTAAGGCTGCTATTCGAGGCGGAATTCCCCTGTGTTGGCCATGGTTTGGCAATGCGAAATCACCTAACCACGGTTATGCCCGAATCAATCAGTGGACACTTGATCAAATCAGTACCAATGAAGAACGAACAGAAATCACCTTAAAACTCGATCATCGAATGATAGAGCAAAGTGAATTTGAATTTAAACTGGAATGTAAATTCACTGTGGCTGAAAAACTCACAGTCGAGTTAACAACATATAACCAGGACAAACACCCAATCTCTATCTCATCTGCACTTCATAGTTATCTAGCAACAGATAGAGATAGCGTGAAATTGTCTGGTATGGGAAATTCATATCAAGATAAAGCCCAGGATTTTAAACTCTGCAAACAAGCTATATTCGAGTTATCTGAACAAACTGATCGAATTTACACATCACCACAGTCTGAGTTAGAGTTAACCCATGGAAACGGACGAAAATTACATTTTACCCATCAGGGAGAAGATGCAGTCGTTGTCTGGAACCCCGGAGATCAACTGGCATCGACCATCGCTGATATCCACCCTGGTGGGGCATCTGAATACCTTTGTGTTGAAGTCGCTAAAACACTCACTCCGGCAAACATAGCTCCTGGAGAGCATTACTGTCTGAAACAAGAAATCACCCCAAGTTAATTCACCATTATTCACTCAAAGCGCTCGAATCACACAAAGCCACAGCATTCTCTATTCATCGAACAGTGATATAATTCATCAATCAAAATACCAAAGAGTTATATCTATATGAAAGTTGCTGTGTTTTGCGGTTCAAGTCTGGGAGATTCCCCTGTATTTCGTGATGCAGCTATCCGGCTTGGAAAATACTTGGCTAAACAGAAAATTGATTTAGTCTATGGTGGCTCTCAGGTCGGATTAATGGGAATAATAGCAGATACTGTACTTGAACAGAGGGGCTGTGTTTATGGTGTCATTCCTGAAAAGTTAAAAGACAAAGAATTAGCTCACACCGGACTCACTGAACTTATTATTGTTTCAGATATGCACCAGCGCAAAGCAAAAATGGCCGAGTTGTCTGATGCCTTTATTGCAATGCCTGGGGGAGCTGGCACATTAGAAGAAATATCCGAAGCATGGACCTGGGCTCAACTCGGCTATCACACAAAACCCTGCTGCTTTTACAATATAGATGGATTTTTCTCTCCCCTATTAGACATGTTCCATAAAATGGTCACCCACCAATTTATGAAAGTCGATTATACCGATATGTTGATAAATGAAGATCAACCCGAAGCGTTAATTACCTCAATCAGAAATTATCGACCACCCCAAAAAAAGTGGCCATAACATCAAAAAAAAACTTGCAGCATATGACTGAAAAATTATTTTTATAGTGATGTTCAAGTTTTTGGTAAATCTCCTTCACTCAATTATTAAAGCAGTGAGAAAAATAACTGCTCTACATTGCAATGGCTCCTAACGATGTAAATATCTTCAAAACTCATACAGTCGATTTCATTTCGTTCAGTTATTGCATGTCATTAACTGAATCAGCACAACATGGGTATGGGTTAGAAAAAACAAGCAGAAAACACCATTATTAGCGTTAAAACCCCATATCTGCCATCAACAGAATGGAGATGGCAAATTGATCAAATTGGTTTGAAAATTTTTCTCTTAGAGCTCTACGAACAATACAAAAAACTCTTGATAGTCATCACAAATGGAATAGGAGCCAAAGACGAAGTCGTTGTAAACCTCCCCTAAACTAGCGGCATACCATTTTAGAGTCCTTCGGCATACACTGAGCTAGTCAGGGAGAACTCGATATGAATAAATCACGTTATACCGAAACACAGATCGTTAAGATTTTGTCTGAGCTAGTACACTCTACCAGATTTCCAGCTAAATCATCCACTAAGATGGCTCAAAAAT contains these protein-coding regions:
- the glgX_1 gene encoding Glycogen operon protein GlgX, whose product is MDVSQLLHSKKPLERQERLSLYTGQRSPLGATLDQYGCNFSVFAGVARQVELCLFDSDEKEICRFILPGKFGSFHFGYVKGIKPGQLYGYRVYGDFKPNWGQIFIPDKLLIDPYAKALNRPQIWNAKLYEQNDGAMIAKSVVTDDHFDWQSVEKPKVSDSQTIVYELHVKGFTKQHPEVDEPYRGRYLGLIQPPVLHYLKSLGVTSLQLMPVAAFMSESRLMSLGLTNYWGYNPIAFFAPEPRYALRDAVTEFKTMVRELHRHGFEVILDVVFNHTAEGGKGGPVISFRGFSNRHYYLFEQNGSGLDYQCYTNYSGCGNTVNVADPITLRLVVDCLRYWAEDMQVDGFRFDLAVTVGREWHGFSAFNTFFKLLQQDPILNQVKLIAEPWDIGPDGYQVGGFPYDWRECNDHFRDNIRAFWRGDGGQLGEFATRMLGSRDLFPADFRSIHSSMNFICYHDGFTLDDMVSYKQRHNEKNKENNRDGHGHNLSDNYGCEGPTNDLKILSIRNQQKRNLIASLFLAQGTPHFLAGDEFGRTQQGNNNAYCQDNSISWVDWELASVNESLIRFTQSMIAFRQRFQLISHLYLANDHFSGLRTHSNEHGIRWLKPNNQPMESSDWEQGYNRAIMVEYYCHSGCQEHILLLVNASDQHLRFHLPDPGIGWGWFRCIDTRFDEVADGERMLSGLNSILVPCSLQLLEKRQLW
- the malQ gene encoding 4-alpha-glucanotransferase — its product is MNERVSINDSDVEKLLNLHGITRHFIDAWGNETDVDSENLCALLKAMGYDIDDDNVLHQQLNRDLENYWQLGLEPVTTSRIGEPVRFLLRYRQGDIHTTFEWKVKTEQGQLFSGTICPDQCPLEQHEILRHDEIMACWIDTEIELECGYHQLLLQYSDQDEPFSESCYIVAPTSAYKPFQIYDGAKVWGVTVQLYALRSQRNWGIGDFSDLMTLVQHIAKGGGNFIGLNPLHALYPGWPEHASPYSPSSRQWLNTIYIDVEAIDEFSQSEAISHVYSYDFQQRLDELRALDWIDYSAVMELKLSMLHLVFKQFQQLSPNHERRLTFKSFYQKEGDELNAQATFDALQVYFREQDDQLSHWCDWPVEFQDYSSNAVRQWSEEHSDDVCFYTWLQWIADEQLEQVARQTKKENMIIGLLLDVAVGVSSGSQEAWRDHQIYNLNVHVGAPPDVLGPLGQNWGLPPMDPIELKKRHYQPLIDLFRHSMHAGGALRIDHVMGLLRLWWVPAGKEAKDGAYVQYPLNDLLAILVLESHRNQCLVVGEDLGTVPKGISHILQDNGIHSYRIFFFSQAPDGGYISPQYYPEQALAALTTHDMATLKGFWHCEDLKLGQQLGLYPDPIHLKKLFDGRLYCKQRILDSLHGHHSIPQWIGHDAAWVPMDQTLSYGMQTHMARGNSALLSLQLEDWLDMEQPVNIPGTSQEYPNWRRKLNQTLEQMFSDPQIILLMQQLSSARHLSSKHLFHQ
- the msrB gene encoding Peptide methionine sulfoxide reductase MsrB; this encodes MGEKRSENHWKESLDPQTYRVCRLGETEAPFTGALLNNRKTGFYHCACCHKPLFYSDAKFDSGCGWLSFDRPVDKNAILYIDDFSHGMHRIEVRCAHCDAHFGHVFEDGPTETGDRYCINSVAMSFKEE
- the glgB gene encoding 1,4-alpha-glucan branching enzyme GlgB, with the protein product MNAEQVTHPLVATLEEVRLAQPFSELGWLSSDNESLIRCWYPQAKNVSVVSVDHKICQSMQCIDDRGLFELRNVGDFIDGYQYQIDYCDSQVICWDPYEFKHQAFNGLERLDQELRSWYRVLGAQVTQANIGPHVVSGVRFAVYAPNASSVSLIGDFNQWDGRCHPMERCQDGHWVLFVPELAVGQRYKYELKDSHGARLPHKADPVGFFAEQYPSFASVVWDHQVYKWQDAQWFARHVDPIHQPMSIYEVHLGSWKRQHNSFGWASLNYRELAGELVDYVKDMGYTHIELMPITEHPFDGSWGYQPIGLFSPTSRYGNPDDFKYLVDRCHQAGIGVFVDWVPAHFPSDSHGLANFDGSHLYEYEDPRRGWHKDWNSYIYDFGRDTVRRFLISSALIWFDYFHVDGVRVDAVASMLYWDYSREEGEWIPNVDGGNENYEAISLLKWFNEEVYREFPKAMTIAEESTAFAGVSKPTYLGGLGFGFKWNMGWMHDSLQYMQQDPIYRKYHHNEMTFAMVYNYDENFILPLSHDEVVYGKGSLLGKMPGDEWQQAANLRAYTGFMFAHPGKKLNFMGNEIAQVCEWNHDGSIEWDILKYPRHHGQQMLTRALNQFYRQHPALYEGDNQHEGFTWIDFGDWQRSILAFERHALYSQEMIIVVCNFTPVTYDDYRLGVPLPGCYRVVFNTDDSCYWGSDYAPGQCIDVEAISWQGREHSIALHLPPLATIYLQLVEDS